DNA sequence from the Vicia villosa cultivar HV-30 ecotype Madison, WI linkage group LG3, Vvil1.0, whole genome shotgun sequence genome:
GAACATTTAAGATTGTTATCTCTGAGCTGCAGTTAATGCTAGTGTTCCATTACATGTAATAATGTATTACCTCCATATTATCTTGGAGCAGCAGCAATAGTTCTAAATATAACAATTTATTGCacttgatttaaaaaaatagttcTTCATGTTTGTGCCATTTCAGCGTTATCTTCTGTGAAGCTGTTGCTATCTATGGTGTTATTGTGGCTATTATCCTGCAGATAAAACTAGAAAGTGTTCCAAAAGCAAGTATCTATGAACCAGAATCTCTTAGAGCTGGATATGCAATCTTTGCTTCTGGGCTTATTGTGGGCTTCGTAAATCTTGTTTGTGGGTGTGTATTCTTTTTTACCTGCATCTCATATCTTCCCAATAAGAGAGACCTTTTCCAATTATTGTTAATAActcaattatttttgttgttgcaggTTGTGTGTAGGAATAATTGGAAGTAGCTGTGCATTGTCTGATGCTCATAACTCCTCCCTCTTTGTGAAAATTCTTGTGATTGAGATCTTTGGCAGTGCACTTGGCCTATTTGGAGTTATTGTTGGAATTATTATGTCGGCTCAAGCAACATGGCCCTCAAAAATTTAGTTTCCCTTGtatcatttataaataaaaaatgtgtATTTATTCGGGCTCGCCAATAAATTCAAGACTTCAGAGATGTACTAATGGAGTTCATTTCTTTTTAGTAAGAAGCTTATGGTTATCAGTGTTCAGATTTGATTTTTCAGTCCATTTATGATTAATTCAAACATGATAGTTGACACTTTtataaatttgattaaaaaagagTTTTTAACTGTCTCGCACCAATGGTtgtcaaaaataaaaacaagtgtTGTACTTTTTTTGTTCATTTGGTGGCTTCTAGTTGATGGGTCTGTAACGTATAGCCTAAATATAGtactgcaagtgcacagcctatcgaagtaatatataagattatcgaaccacagagaccaatcgtcaatctatcaactctattgctaaggtgcttatctaaggtgaaCAAGAATATTGTTGTGAGTGCAGTGCAACAAGGTAGGTGAGCGAAGTTAATAACAGTTTAAAGCGACAGGTTGGAATGTAAATCATGAAACCAGACTATGATCCAGACATGCATAAATGAAACGACTCATGGGGGAGTATTTTCTATTTGTAGCAAAGAATCAATTTAACATGAACTTGTAGCTTTTGGCTACTAAGAACCGAATTTACTCTTTAATTTAACTTCCTTTATTGTCACATATAAAGGGTGCCTTCCGCGTTAAAGTAGTaaatctatttttaagaaattgatagttttgacttaacagaaaagtgattttacttggaaagattaacttaaagagacTCTTGGTTTTTGGCCAAGAGTCAGATTTCAAACCTacaaacgcgtccgaaaatagtttcaaaatcgttttctaaaaagGTAAATGATTCCTCTTTAACCAACCAAATCGCTTTCGCTTCTTTTGTCTGGTTAAATAATAATCAAGTCGTATCTTTGATAtggacggctttcgatcttacccaataaacattgaaactcaaattgacTTAATTTAAAAGCAAAACATCCCCAGAGTAATTTCACTAGCATGATGATTAGAACATAGACATGATCACAATCATTACATTCAAACCTttataatttagccagacatactaGGTGCGAGCCTATAACACATGTAGACTATGATAAGTGCAAGTAATTAAAAAGGGTGCGAGTCTATAAatcgtgtagactatggtaagagcgtttaaagtctataaaacatgtagactatggtaagagcatttagagtctataaaacttgtagactatggtaagagcaagaaaataaataaagcaagtaAATTGAACCTTACTCCGATCGGAGATTGAATCTTGATACAAAGTGAAGGCTGGTA
Encoded proteins:
- the LOC131657535 gene encoding V-type proton ATPase subunit c''2-like yields the protein MLVFHYIVIFCEAVAIYGVIVAIILQIKLESVPKASIYEPESLRAGYAIFASGLIVGFVNLVCGLCVGIIGSSCALSDAHNSSLFVKILVIEIFGSALGLFGVIVGIIMSAQATWPSKI